A stretch of DNA from Natrinema salaciae:
GACCGTTCCTCGCGAAAGTCGACCGGGAGTTCGTCGTCGGGCGGCTGCGGCGGGAACGCTGAGAGCGGCCGATAGACAAAAACCATTTGAGAACGCCACCCGGAGAGACTAGTGATGGATCACGGTCCTCCCGCTGTCGTCTCACCCCCCGAACTCTTCGGCTCGGAGCTCGTCACCTGGGTGCTGATCGGCCTCCTCTGCTACTGGGTCGTCGTCGTCGGACTGCGGAACGGCGGCTACCTCCCCGACTACATCGGCACCCAGGGCCCGATTCTCACGTTCCACACGAAACGCGGCCGGGACCTGCTCGACAGGCTCGCCCGCCCGAAGCGCTTCTGGCGGGCGTGGTCGAATTTCGGCGTCGGCATCGCACTGGTCGTGATGGTCGGCATGTTCGCGTTCCTCGTCCGCGCGGCGATGGTCGCCCTCTCGACGCCACAGATGACGACCTCCGCCGTCCGCCAGCCACGGAACGTCCTCGTCATCCCCGGCGTCAACGACTTCCTGCCGCTGGCGGCGACCCCCGGGATCGTCTTCGGACTCCTCGTCGGACTCGTCGTCCACGAGGGCGGCCACGGGCTGCTCTGTCGCGTCGAGGACATCGATATCGACTCGATGGGGATCGCGATGCTCGCAGTCGTCCCCGTCGGCGCTTTCGTCGAACCGGATCAGGAGAGCAGCAAGGCGGCCTCCCGCGGCGGCCAGACGCGGATGTTCGCCGCCGGCGTCACGAACAACTTCGCGATCACGCTGCTGGCCTTCGCCCTGCTGTTCGGGCCGATCGTCGGCGCGATCGGCGTCGCCCCCGGCGCCGCCGTCGGCGGCGTCGCGGAGGACTCCCCGGCCGCCGCCGCCGGTATCGAACCGAACGATCGCATCACGGCGATCAACGGGACCGCCGTCGAGGACAACGAGGCGCTCGCCGACCGGCTCGAGTCCGTCGACGGCGACCGCGTGGCCGTCGAACTCAACGGCGAGGAGACGGTGACGGTCAGCCGATCGCTGCTGGTTACCGCGGCGATGCAAAACGGTCCGACGGGGCTCTCCACCGGCGACAAGATCCACGCGGTCGACGGCCAGACGGTCGCGACCGAACGCGGCTTCTTCGACGCCGTCGGCGAGAACGAGCGGGTCACCCTGACGGTCGAACCCAAAGACGGCGGGGATCGAGTCGAGCGAACGGCCCCCATCGGCGCGGCGGTTTCCGTCGCCGAGAACGAGCCCCTCGAGGGCAAAACTGGCCCGACCGACGAGACGTTCGTCATCACCCGCTTCGACGGCGAACGGATCCACGAGTACGACGGTCTGAGCGCGCTGCTCGAGGACACCGAGCCCGGCCAGGAAGTCACCGTCGCGGGCTACTTCGGCGACGAGCGCGAACAGTACAACGTGACCCTCGGTGAGCACCCGCGGGCCGATAGCGGGTTCCTCGGGATTCAGGCCCAGCCGGGCACGTCCGGCGTCTCGGTCAACGACATCGGTGTCCAGCTCTATCCCGCGGCGGAGTACCTGACGCTGCTCGGCGGGGAGGGGAACGGCGACGCGCAGCTCGGTCCGCTCACGAG
This window harbors:
- a CDS encoding site-2 protease family protein; the encoded protein is MDHGPPAVVSPPELFGSELVTWVLIGLLCYWVVVVGLRNGGYLPDYIGTQGPILTFHTKRGRDLLDRLARPKRFWRAWSNFGVGIALVVMVGMFAFLVRAAMVALSTPQMTTSAVRQPRNVLVIPGVNDFLPLAATPGIVFGLLVGLVVHEGGHGLLCRVEDIDIDSMGIAMLAVVPVGAFVEPDQESSKAASRGGQTRMFAAGVTNNFAITLLAFALLFGPIVGAIGVAPGAAVGGVAEDSPAAAAGIEPNDRITAINGTAVEDNEALADRLESVDGDRVAVELNGEETVTVSRSLLVTAAMQNGPTGLSTGDKIHAVDGQTVATERGFFDAVGENERVTLTVEPKDGGDRVERTAPIGAAVSVAENEPLEGKTGPTDETFVITRFDGERIHEYDGLSALLEDTEPGQEVTVAGYFGDEREQYNVTLGEHPRADSGFLGIQAQPGTSGVSVNDIGVQLYPAAEYLTLLGGEGNGDAQLGPLTSSFLGKIGIAVLLPVIGVTGGMPFNFAGFTGGIQNFYEVQGALGAFGDGTVFLLANLLFWTGWINVQLGFFNCIPAFPLDGGHILRTSTETIVSRLPIDATRGMVRLVTTTVGVTMLVSFLLMLFGPQLIAG